From a region of the Neodiprion fabricii isolate iyNeoFabr1 chromosome 7, iyNeoFabr1.1, whole genome shotgun sequence genome:
- the LOC124186766 gene encoding peroxynitrite isomerase THAP4-like, whose protein sequence is MDCNQPMHPALKSLAWLEGTWRAENTGEGKFPTIKAFKFCEEISFSSIGQPMLNYVGQSWHSEKKKPMHREVGFLKIIPGSNKVSLILAHNFGLTTIEEGHVNDFKITLKSTNVSRMSEGCKEPVVLKTEREFRLVGSMLEQTIRMATTNVGEIAEHIRTVYQKTEK, encoded by the exons ATGGATTGCAATCAACCGATGCACCCAGCGTTGAAAAGTCTAGCTTGGCTGGAAGGTACATGGAGAGCAGAGAATACAGGAGAAGGCAAATTTCCAACGATAAAAGCATTTAAATTTTGCGAGGAAATCAGTTTCTCATCGATTGGTCAGCCAATGTTAAACTATGTGGGTCAGAGCTGGCattcagaaaagaaaaagccGATGCACAGAGAAGttggttttttaaaaataattcctggTTCAAATAAAGTTTCTCTTATTCTGGCACATAACTTCGGCTTGACCACAATCGAGGAAGGCCACGTCAACGATTTTAAAATAACATTGAAAAGTACAAACGTTTCCAGAATGTCTGAGGGATGCAAAGAACCTGTGGTTCTGAAg ACTGAACGAGAATTTCGACTGGTTGGATCTATGCTAGAGCAGACAATTCGTATGGCCACCACAAATGTAGGAGAAATCGCAGAGCATATTCGTACCGTTTACCAGAAGACTGAAAAGTAA
- the LOC124186764 gene encoding UDP-glycosyltransferase UGT5-like, whose amino-acid sequence MNLIATCFVLGLAGGGEGARILGLFPFPGKSHLSLTSSLMHALAKKGHDVTVFVPFHTGFNASNYREITYDSIPLDKHGNIMDYLNMNIFLAHIFLYYMGTLTTEMALNTTGAQALIKSEEKFDIIVMEQFFNEAFLAYVHKFKCPFVLIGAFGPTATINGIFGNSAPYSYVPSEFLPFGDRMTFFERLENTIANLYFDGSRKYYYMPQQQALANKYLSDTGKEVPSLEEIESQADLILLNSHHIFSTPRPYMENMKNVAGMHLKPSKPLPLDLQQYMNSSKNGVILFSLGSAMQSILMPDDKIKALKGAFERLPYDVLWKWENDTMENKPKNVRIGKWLPQSDILTHPNLKLFVTHGGISSLMETVYHEVPIVGIPLFGDQRRNIKIAESKGYADFVDILTLTENQVYNAIMNVATNPKYRDNVKKVSAYWKGEMNHPLDVAVHWVEYVLKNGGAKLLKATVTEQNFIQYFLLDVGFAILLLLILTCILIRKTFRLLCRKSRPKMTSKKNN is encoded by the exons ATGAATCTGATCGCGACATGCTTCGTTCTCGGTCTAGCCGGGGGGGGAGAAGGTGCCCGTATTTTGGGACTTTTTCCTTTCCCTGGAAAATCTCATCTCTCGTTAACTTCGTCCCTGATGCATGCCCTTGCAAAAAAAGGACATGACGTTACGGTGTTTGTGCCGTTTCACACAGGCTTCAACGCATCAAATTACAGAGAGATCACGTACGACTCCATTCCTTTAGACA AACATGGGAACATCATGGATTACttgaatatgaatatatttttggcACATATTTTCCTTTACTACATGGGAACCTTAACCACGGAAATGGCTTTGAATACAACTGGAGCTCAAGCTCTAATAAAGTCAGAAGAGAAGTTCGATATTATCGTGATGGAGCAATTCTTCAATGAGGCTTTCCTCGCCTATGTCCATAAGTTCAAATGTCCCTTTGTCTTAATCGGCGCATTTGGACCCACAGCTACAATCAATGGAATCTTTGGAAATTCAGCACCATACAGCTATGTGCCGTCTGAATTTTTACC ATTTGGAGACAGAATGACGTTTTTTGAAAGACTTGAAAACACCATCgcgaatttatattttgacGGTAGTAGAAAATATTACTACATGCCCCAACAGCAGGCACTCGCGAACAAATATTTATCGGATACTGGAAAGGAAGTTCCGTCATTAGAAGAAATCGAGAGCCAAGCGGATTTAATTCTCCTGAATTCTCACCACATATTTTCTACCCCACGGCCATATatggaaaatatgaaaaacgtCGCCGGAATGCACCTGAAGCCATCAAAACCGCTGCCTTTG GACTTGCAACAATACATGAACTCCTCGAAAAACGGAGTGATTCTGTTTAGCTTGGGCTCGGCAATGCAAAGTATACTTATGCCAGATGACAAGATCAAGGCACTAAAGGGAGCTTTCGAAAGACTTCCTTACGACGTTTTGTGGAAATGGGAAAATGACACCATGGAGAACAAGCCGAAAAATGTTCGGATAGGAAAATGGCTTCCGCAAAGTGACATACTCA CGCATCCCAATCTCAAACTCTTTGTTACTCACGGCGGGATATCGAGTTTAATGGAAACGGTTTACCATGAAGTACCCATCGTTGGTATACCTCTCTTCGGAGATCAAAGGCGCAACATTAAAATTGCAGAGTCAAAAGGATACGCCGATTTTGTGGATATTCTAACTTTGACGGAAAACCAAGTCTACAATGCCATAATGAATGTTGCAACAAATCCAAAATACCGAGATAACGTGAAAAAG gtaTCAGCCTACTGGAAGGGTGAAATGAACCATCCTTTGGATGTAGCTGTGCATTGGGTAGAATACGTTCTCAAAAACGGAGGCGCGAAGCTCCTTAAAGCAACTGTAACTGAGCAAAATTTTATCCAGTATTTTTTGCTCGATGTAGGATTTGCAATCTTGCTATTACTGATCTTGACGTGCATTTTAATACGCAAGACGTTCAGATTGTTGTGTAGAAAATCTAGGCCCAAGATgacctcaaaaaaaaataactag
- the LOC124186762 gene encoding UDP-glycosyltransferase UGT5-like isoform X2 has protein sequence MHLLAACVLLSLAGQEVLGARILGLFPVAIKSHLTVTSPLMHALAKKGHDVTMFVPFNTGFNASNYREISWNAVPMTNQMNVLKFARVNILLKPFGFYFMGMSTTEAILETPEAKALWESDEKFDVIVTELFVNDALLAYVHKFKCPVVLISTFGTSSTINSIFGNPAPWSYVPSEFLSFSDRMTFAQRLQNTLVYIYGELVRKFFYIPRQQALVEKYLSGPDEKIPPLDEILRSADFILINSHPAFSTPRSYMPNMKNVAGMHLKPAKPLSVDLQRYFDSSKNGVILFSLGSAMKSVHIPEKPLRALKGAFQRLPYDVLWKWENDTMTNKPTNVRIGKWLPQNDILTHPNLKLFVTHGGISSMMETVYHGVPIVGIPILGDQQRNLICAREKGFSEMMELMEMTEDEIYDNIMKVASDPKYRENVKKVSAYWKDEMNNPLDEAVHWVEYVVRHGGGKHLKSVATEQSFVQYFLLDVGLTIMVLLILGFILIRAACRLLVCRRSSPKKSSKKDQLVTRKAQKKTN, from the exons ATGCACCTGCTCGCAGCATGCGTGCTTCTCTCACTTGCAGGGCAAGAAGTACTCGGCGCCCGTATTCTAGGACTTTTTCCTGTCGCGATAAAATCTCATCTCACCGTAACTTCGCCCCTTATGCATGCCCTGGCTAAAAAAGGCCACGATGTTACGATGTTTGTGCCGTTCAACACCGGCTTCAACGCCTCGAATTACAGAGAGATCTCATGGAACGCCGTTCCGATGACCA atCAGATGAACGTCCTGAAGTTCGCGAGGGTAAACATCCTGTTGAAGCCATTCGGGTTCTATTTCATGGGAATGTCGACAACGGAAGCGATTTTGGAAACACCCGAGGCAAAAGCACTGTGGGaatcggatgaaaaattcgatgtAATAGTTACGGAGCTCTTTGTTAACGACGCTTTGCTCGCCTACGTTCACAAATTCAAATGTCCTGTCGTTCTGATAAGCACATTCGGAACATCCTCGACGATAAATTCGATATTCGGTAATCCGGCACCGTGGAGTTACGTACCCAGCGAATTTCTATC ATTCTCCGATAGAATGACTTTCGCGCAAAGGCTTCAGAATACTCTGGTGTATATTTACGGCGAGCTTGTccgtaaatttttctacatccCACGACAGCAGGCATTAGTAGAAAAATACTTGTCTGGTCCCGACGAGAAAATTCCACCGTTGGATGAGATTTTGAGGAGCGCGGATTTCATTCTGATAAATTCACACCCCGCATTTTCCACCCCACGGTCTTACATGCCGAACATGAAAAACGTCGCCGGAATGCATCTAAAACCAGCTAAACCGCTGTCTGTG GACTTGCAACGATACTTTGACTCCTCGAAAAACGGTGTAATTCTCTTCAGTCTTGGATCAGCAATGAAGAGCGTGCATATACCGGAAAAGCCTCTTCGCGCACTAAAGGGAGCTTTTCAACGTCTGCCTTACGATGTTCTTTGGAAATGGGAAAACGATACCATGACCAACAAACCGACCAACGTTCGCATAGGGAAATGGCTACCACAGAATGATATACTAA CGCACCccaatttgaaattgttcgTGACTCACGGCGGCATATCGAGTATGATGGAAACTGTTTATCACGGAGTGCCGATTGTCGGTATACCGATACTTGGGGATCAACAGCGAAACTTAATCTGCGCTAGGGAAAAGGGATTTTCCGAAATGATGGAATTGATGGAAATGACGGAAGACGAAATTTACGATAATATTATGAAGGTTGCGAGCGATCCGAAGTACCGGGAAAACGTGAAGAAG GTATCCGCCTACTGGAAGGATGAAATGAACAACCCTCTAGATGAGGCTGTTCATTGGGTGGAATATGTCGTTAGACATGGCGGCGGGAAGCATTTGAAATCAGTTGCAACTGAGCAAAGCTTTGTTCAGTACTTCCTGCTAGACGTGGGACTCACAATAATGGTATTGCTGATATTGGGCTTCATTCTAATACGCGCAGCGTGTAGATTGCTTGTATGCAGACGATCTAGTCCCAAGAAAAGCTCGAAGAAAGACCAACTCGTAACGAGGAAAGCTCAAAAAAAGACCAACTAG
- the LOC124186762 gene encoding UDP-glycosyltransferase UGT5-like isoform X1 produces MYKNSSMHLLAACVLLSLAGQEVLGARILGLFPVAIKSHLTVTSPLMHALAKKGHDVTMFVPFNTGFNASNYREISWNAVPMTNQMNVLKFARVNILLKPFGFYFMGMSTTEAILETPEAKALWESDEKFDVIVTELFVNDALLAYVHKFKCPVVLISTFGTSSTINSIFGNPAPWSYVPSEFLSFSDRMTFAQRLQNTLVYIYGELVRKFFYIPRQQALVEKYLSGPDEKIPPLDEILRSADFILINSHPAFSTPRSYMPNMKNVAGMHLKPAKPLSVDLQRYFDSSKNGVILFSLGSAMKSVHIPEKPLRALKGAFQRLPYDVLWKWENDTMTNKPTNVRIGKWLPQNDILTHPNLKLFVTHGGISSMMETVYHGVPIVGIPILGDQQRNLICAREKGFSEMMELMEMTEDEIYDNIMKVASDPKYRENVKKVSAYWKDEMNNPLDEAVHWVEYVVRHGGGKHLKSVATEQSFVQYFLLDVGLTIMVLLILGFILIRAACRLLVCRRSSPKKSSKKDQLVTRKAQKKTN; encoded by the exons ATGTACAAGAATTCTTCG ATGCACCTGCTCGCAGCATGCGTGCTTCTCTCACTTGCAGGGCAAGAAGTACTCGGCGCCCGTATTCTAGGACTTTTTCCTGTCGCGATAAAATCTCATCTCACCGTAACTTCGCCCCTTATGCATGCCCTGGCTAAAAAAGGCCACGATGTTACGATGTTTGTGCCGTTCAACACCGGCTTCAACGCCTCGAATTACAGAGAGATCTCATGGAACGCCGTTCCGATGACCA atCAGATGAACGTCCTGAAGTTCGCGAGGGTAAACATCCTGTTGAAGCCATTCGGGTTCTATTTCATGGGAATGTCGACAACGGAAGCGATTTTGGAAACACCCGAGGCAAAAGCACTGTGGGaatcggatgaaaaattcgatgtAATAGTTACGGAGCTCTTTGTTAACGACGCTTTGCTCGCCTACGTTCACAAATTCAAATGTCCTGTCGTTCTGATAAGCACATTCGGAACATCCTCGACGATAAATTCGATATTCGGTAATCCGGCACCGTGGAGTTACGTACCCAGCGAATTTCTATC ATTCTCCGATAGAATGACTTTCGCGCAAAGGCTTCAGAATACTCTGGTGTATATTTACGGCGAGCTTGTccgtaaatttttctacatccCACGACAGCAGGCATTAGTAGAAAAATACTTGTCTGGTCCCGACGAGAAAATTCCACCGTTGGATGAGATTTTGAGGAGCGCGGATTTCATTCTGATAAATTCACACCCCGCATTTTCCACCCCACGGTCTTACATGCCGAACATGAAAAACGTCGCCGGAATGCATCTAAAACCAGCTAAACCGCTGTCTGTG GACTTGCAACGATACTTTGACTCCTCGAAAAACGGTGTAATTCTCTTCAGTCTTGGATCAGCAATGAAGAGCGTGCATATACCGGAAAAGCCTCTTCGCGCACTAAAGGGAGCTTTTCAACGTCTGCCTTACGATGTTCTTTGGAAATGGGAAAACGATACCATGACCAACAAACCGACCAACGTTCGCATAGGGAAATGGCTACCACAGAATGATATACTAA CGCACCccaatttgaaattgttcgTGACTCACGGCGGCATATCGAGTATGATGGAAACTGTTTATCACGGAGTGCCGATTGTCGGTATACCGATACTTGGGGATCAACAGCGAAACTTAATCTGCGCTAGGGAAAAGGGATTTTCCGAAATGATGGAATTGATGGAAATGACGGAAGACGAAATTTACGATAATATTATGAAGGTTGCGAGCGATCCGAAGTACCGGGAAAACGTGAAGAAG GTATCCGCCTACTGGAAGGATGAAATGAACAACCCTCTAGATGAGGCTGTTCATTGGGTGGAATATGTCGTTAGACATGGCGGCGGGAAGCATTTGAAATCAGTTGCAACTGAGCAAAGCTTTGTTCAGTACTTCCTGCTAGACGTGGGACTCACAATAATGGTATTGCTGATATTGGGCTTCATTCTAATACGCGCAGCGTGTAGATTGCTTGTATGCAGACGATCTAGTCCCAAGAAAAGCTCGAAGAAAGACCAACTCGTAACGAGGAAAGCTCAAAAAAAGACCAACTAG